A genomic segment from Nicotiana tabacum cultivar K326 chromosome 9, ASM71507v2, whole genome shotgun sequence encodes:
- the LOC107760558 gene encoding uncharacterized protein LOC107760558, whose translation MARIGHLPSVILLIFSLSLIQSVVVQCKTLKRDVKALNEIKASLGWRVVYAWVGDDPCGDGDLPPWSGVTCSTQGDYRVVTELEVYAVSIVGPFPTAVTNLLDLTKLDLHNNKLTGPLPPQIGRLKRLKILNVRWNKLQDVIPPEIGELKQLTHLYLSFNNFKGEIPKELANLPELRYLHLHENHFTGRIPPELGTLQHLRHLDVGNNRLVGTIRELIRIEGCFPVLRNLYLNNNYLTGGIPAQLANLTNLEILYLSYNKMTGVIPYSIAHIPKLTYLYLDHNQFSGRIPDAFYKHPFLKEMYIEENAFRPGVKPIGLHKVLELTDADFLV comes from the exons ATGGCTCGCATTGGTCATCTACCTTCAGTAATTCTCCTGATCTTCTCGTTATCCTTGATCCAGAGCGTTGTCGTTCAGTGTAAAACCCTCAAGCGTGACG TGAAAGCTTTGAATGAAATTAAGGCATCTCTTGGATGGAGAGTGGTGTATGCATGGGTTGGAGATGATCCTTGTGGAGATGGTGATTTACCTCCATGGTCTGGTGTTACATGTTCCACACAGGGTGATTATAGAGTAGTTACCGAATT GGAGGTTTATGCTGTTTCAATTGTTGGCCCATTTCCTACTGCTGTCACTAACTTATTGGATCTTACTAAATT GGATCTGCATAATAACAAGCTGACCGGTCCTCTTCCTCCTCAAATTGGGCGTTTGAAGCGTCTTAAAATATT AAATGTAAGGTGGAATAAACTGCAAGATGTCATTCCACCTGAAATAGGTGAACTAAAGCAGCTAACACATCT CTACCTaagttttaataatttcaaaggcGAAATTCCTAAGGAgcttgctaatcttcctgaactTCGTTATCTCCATCTGCATGAAAATCATTTTACTGGGCGAATTCCACCTGAATTGGGTACCTTACAGCATCTTCGGCACCT GGATGTTGGTAACAATCGTTTGGTTGGAACTATAAGAGAACTCATACGTATTGAAGGATGCTTTCCAGTTCTCCGCAACCT TTACTTAAATAATAATTATCTTACTGGAGGCATTCCAGCACAGCTTGCAAACTTGACGAACTTGGAGATCTT ATATCTATCTTACAACAAGATGACAGGAGTTATACCATATAGCATTGCTCATATTCCTAAGTTAACTTACTT GTATCTCGATCACAATCAATTTTCTGGGAGAATCCCCGACGCCTTCTACAAGCACCCtttcttaaaagaaat GTACATTGAAGAAAACGCGTTCAGGCCTGGTGTAAAACCAATTGGCTTGCACAAAGTGCTAGAGCTTACGGATGCAGATTTCCTTGTTTAG